A single Chrysiogenia bacterium DNA region contains:
- a CDS encoding NifU family protein, protein MSAEAEQAKSSVEMSDEELEDAIAEVIDAEIRPGLRMDGGDCEFIGYDEGVVRLRLQGACVSCPSSQMTLTFGVEKRLKDHFPQIEAVVSV, encoded by the coding sequence ATGAGCGCCGAGGCAGAACAGGCAAAATCATCGGTCGAGATGAGCGACGAAGAACTCGAAGACGCCATTGCGGAAGTCATTGATGCGGAGATTCGTCCCGGCCTTCGCATGGACGGCGGTGACTGTGAGTTCATCGGTTACGACGAGGGCGTGGTGCGTCTTCGTCTGCAGGGCGCGTGCGTGAGCTGCCCCTCGTCCCAGATGACACTCACCTTCGGTGTCGAAAAACGCCTGAAGGACCACTTCCCCCAGATCGAGGCCGTTGTCTCGGTCTGA
- a CDS encoding trypsin-like peptidase domain-containing protein, giving the protein MNRKIALLGLVLTIGLTQTGCSILGFGLHGPEQEAVRPGEPMRVYPAGRALTGKSLDTVLIDAQITRKEVPLTSNTVRDIASKTLTAVVNVFSKHTQGRFQLLPLLPLPGTTFPVRIEGTALGSAFFVHPDGYLLTNNHVIAGAESITAKTSDDKEYDLTVIARDPTLDAALLRVSVTGAKFDHIPLGDSSQIAVGDYVIAIGNPLGLGHSVTQGIISQTHRNLPGMEEALGRKIDLIQTDTAINPGNSGGPLITTTGAAVGINTAMLRGTQGLSFAITANDIRDFVKKVLAGSGQTTQPRQ; this is encoded by the coding sequence ATGAATCGCAAAATCGCCCTGCTTGGCCTGGTCCTGACCATCGGCCTGACACAAACCGGATGCAGCATTCTGGGATTCGGCCTGCACGGCCCCGAGCAGGAAGCCGTTCGCCCCGGCGAGCCCATGCGGGTCTACCCGGCGGGCCGCGCGCTTACCGGCAAGTCCCTGGACACCGTCCTCATCGACGCACAAATCACCCGCAAGGAAGTGCCGCTGACCAGCAACACGGTGCGCGACATCGCCTCGAAAACCCTCACCGCGGTGGTCAACGTCTTCAGCAAGCACACCCAGGGCAGGTTCCAGCTCCTGCCGCTGCTTCCCCTGCCCGGCACGACCTTTCCGGTGAGGATCGAAGGCACCGCGCTGGGCTCGGCCTTCTTCGTCCACCCCGACGGTTACCTGCTGACCAACAACCACGTCATTGCCGGCGCGGAATCCATTACGGCCAAGACCTCCGACGACAAGGAATACGATCTCACCGTGATTGCGCGCGACCCGACCCTCGATGCCGCGCTGCTCCGTGTGAGCGTGACGGGCGCGAAGTTCGACCACATCCCGCTGGGCGATTCGAGCCAGATTGCCGTCGGCGACTACGTCATCGCCATCGGCAACCCGCTGGGCCTGGGTCACTCCGTCACCCAGGGCATCATCAGCCAGACGCACCGCAACCTGCCGGGCATGGAGGAGGCGCTCGGACGAAAGATCGACCTCATCCAGACCGACACGGCCATCAACCCGGGCAACTCGGGCGGGCCACTCATCACGACCACCGGTGCCGCTGTCGGAATCAACACCGCCATGCTTCGCGGCACGCAGGGCCTGAGCTTCGCGATCACTGCCAATGACATCCGCGATTTTGTGAAGAAAGTCCTCGCGGGCTCGGGACAGACCACGCAGCCCCGCCAGTAG